The window CCGCCTGGCGACGCCCCATGGTCCGCCCCGCCCCTGGGTTTATGCAAAGGTCTCCTGGTGGGAGAGGGTTGGGGTGAGGGGGATCCGAGACTCGGGCATCGGATGTCGCCCATTGATGCAAAGGTCCCCATGGGGAGAGGGCCGGGGTGAGGGGATTCCCCGGCCGTCATTCGGGAGAGGTGCGGAGTCCAGCCCAAACGCCGCAGGCACGCACCTGCCGCCTGTTCGCTATTTGTTCGTTCGGTATTTGTCTGGTACTATCGCCGCACACCGACCGCAGCCGCCGCGCACATGCAGAATCTCGGCTCAGCCGCCTGGAACGGGCGCCGGGTGGTCATGCACGCCGACATGGATGCCTTCTATGCCGCCGTCGAGCAGCGCGAGCGGCCGGAGCTGCGTGGCAAGCCCGTAATCGTCGGCGGCTCGCGCGACGGACGGGGCGTCGTCACGGCGGCTTCCTATGAAGCGCGGGCGTTCGGCGTGCACTCCGCCATGCCCTCGCGCCAGGCCGCACGCCTTTGCCCTCAGGCCGAGTTCGTTCCCGGACGCATGGACCTCTACGCCGAGGTGTCGAGCCGGATGATGGACCTGTTCCGCGCCTACACCCCGCTCGTCGAGCCGCTGTCGCTGGACGAGGCCTTCCTCGACGTCACCGGCTGCGAGCGCCGCTACGGGACGCCGTCGGAAATCGCGCATCACCTGCGGGCGGCCGTGCGCGAGCACGAAGACCTTCCAATCTCCGTCGGCGTGGCGACTACGAAGTCGGTGGCCAAGATCGCTTCCCAGGTCGCCAAGCCCGACGGCTGCCGCGTCATCGCTCCCGGTGCCGAGTCTGACTTCCTCGACCCGCTGCCCGTCCGCATGGTCTGGGGCATTGGACCCAAGACGGCGGCCAAACTCGGGCGGCACGGCGTGACCACCATCGGTGATCTGGCCCGCATCGACCCGGAGCGGGTCCACGCGGGCTTTGGCGGCGGCGCCGCCCAGGCCGCCGTGCGCTCGCGCGGCGTGGACCCGCGAGCCGTGGATCCCGCGCGCGGGCGCCGCTCGGTGGGCAACGAGGTCACCTTCGACCGCGACGTTGACGACGGGACGGTTGTGGTGGACTACCTGCAGCAGCTTGCCGAGCACGTGGGCCAGCGGCTGCGCGCCAAGCACCTCCGCGCCCGCACGATCAGCGTCAAGGTGCGCTACGCCGACTTCCGCACCATTACGCGACAGACCACGGTCGGGGCGGCCGTGGATATCGGCGCCGCCATTTTCGCGGTGGCCCGTGAGCTGTTTCTGCGCGTGGCGCGCGCCGACGATGTCTACCGCCTCGTGGGGGTTCACGCCACCGCGCTCGAGAGCTTCGACTACCGCCAGCTGCCGCTGCGGCCGGCGGAGACGCGCGAGCGACGGCGGCTGGACGAAGCGCAGGACCAGATCCGACAGCGATTCGGCGACGCCGTGCTGGCGCCCGCGTCGCTGCTCGCCAGCCAGGCGCGCATGAGCGCGAGTCGATACGCCTGGCGCGACGCGGTGCTCGGATGATGCGACCGTCACTCCACGTCCGCCTCCCTCTCCCGTGGGGAGAGGGTCGGGGTGAGGGGATTCTCCCGCGTCGGCCACGTCCGCTCCCTCTCCCCGCTGTGGGAGACGGCCTGGGTGAGGGGGACTGCTGCCAACGTCCGCTCCCTCTCCCTGGTGACAGGGTCGGGGTAAGGGGGGGGCTCCCGCGTCGGCAACGCCCGCTCCCTCTCCCCAGGGAGCGGGCCGGGGTGAGGGAGACTGCTGCCAACGTCCGCTCCCTCTCGCTGGGGAGAGGGTCGGGGTGAGGGGACTTCCGCAACCGACAAGCGGCAGAGATTCCACGACCGTCATTCCGGCGCACGCCGAAATCCGGGCCCGGCGCCATTTCCGACCGGGTAGGGGCGGCCCTTGTGGCCGCCCGATATCGCCGCCCCGCCCGTGGCCGTCGGCAACGCCCGCTCCCTCTCCCCAGGGAGAGGGCCGGGGTCAGAGGGACCGCCGGCATGCCTCTCGTTCGTTGAACTCACGTGCAGTTGTGGAATCGGCGCTGGACGCGCCCCCGATGGTCGACGCCGGAATCGATTGGAGGCCAGCATGAGCCGCTCACCCGACACGTTCTTTGCCCTGCTGCGGCAGGTTGCCGACGAGCGCGGCGGCGGACCGGACGTGGTGCGGTCGCGCCTGGCGGCGGTGCGTCGCGACCGCCGGCGTCTGGCGCGGCTCGAACGCCTCTACGGCTACGCCCTGCGCCATCCGGCCCCTGACCGCGATCGGGTGCTGCGCGCCGTGGCCGGCCAGGTGCTGGAGCACGGCGCCTCGTTCGTGCTGGGTCGCGGTTCGCGCGAGGCCCAGCTGGCCTTGAGCTGGGGGCACCAGGTCTATCGCGAAGTGCATGCCGCGCGGCGTGACTTGCGATTCACCCGCGGACCGGGACCGCGCCAGCTCGTCGCCGACTGGCACTTCCAGTTCCCGGTCGTCGATCTGGTATTGCGGCACTTCCGCCGCCGCTGGCGCGGACACACGCTCATGATCCGGGACGGACGCCGCACCTACGTCCAGGACGGGTGTGGAATCAGCTTGAAACTGGCGCCCAGCCGAGGGGCCAAGGAGCCCTCGATCTGGTCGTCGCCGTCGGGCGGTGATATTCTGTCAAGTCAGGCGCATTTCGTCGCCGCACCTGGGAGGCAGGGGATGGCGTAGCTGCGTATGCGGTTCCTGCGGGGATCGGCCGAATCAATACGTGCCGTGCTCACCGCGGGCAACCTCATCGGGGCCGCGCCTCCATCACTCAGCGCCGAACAGCTCGCGCTTTTCCAGGCGCACTCGCGGCGCAGTTTCGCCGCCGTCGTCGACCAGGCCATCGCCGACGACGCTGACCTCATGCTCATCGCGGGCGGCCTGTTCGCGCGGTCGGAGCCGGGGCTCGACGACATTCGCTTTGCTTCCCAGTGTCTCGGGCGCGCCCGCGACGCCGGAATCGTGGCCATCGCCCTGGACGAGGCCGACAATCCCGCGACCGACAGCACCGGCATTACCTTCCTCGAAGAGCTTGGGCTCTTGGCCGGCGTGCGGCCCGACGGCGGTATTCGGAGCCGAACGGTCGACGTTGCCGGCGTCGCGCTTGAAGTTGGCGCGGCTCCAGCTTTCGGCCATGCCGATCCTGCGCCTCAGCATGCAGCTCTCCGTATCGCGCTGATCACCGACTCGGACGCGCTGCAGCGACAAGAGGCCATTGCCGCCGACGTCATCGTCCTTGGCAACCGGCCCGAGCCCGGGCAGCGTCAGCTGGGAAGCGTCTTCCTGATCTGCCCCGGGTGGTCCGCGCCCGCCGTGACCGAGCGGCTCTCGGAGTCGGGGTTTGCCCTCGTGGATCTGGATCAGGACGGCGTGATTGCCGCGGAATTCCGCGAGCTCGCGGGCGTCGCGCCCATCGTCGTCACGTTCACCGCCGGGGAGCTGGCCGACCGCGACCCCGCCGGGGTCATCCGCGAGCGAGTGGCCCCGCTGATCGGTGACGCCCCGCTGGTGACGCTTGAATTCGCGGGCGAGTTCTCGCGCGAGCTGTGGCATCGCTGCCGGGCTGCCGATCTGATCCGCCGGGCATCCGCCGACGGCACGCTGGTGCACGTTGACCTGTCACAACTCGACATAACAAGCGCCCCGACAGACGCACCCCCAACCCGTTCGTTCGTGGTGGAAGTGCGGCGCGCGGCCGATCAGCTATCCGCCGGCGCCGCGCCGTTGGATGACGCGGGCACCATGGCTCGGGCGCGCCGGTTGGTCGTCGATGGATTCCGGCGACGCGCCGAAAGCCGCGTCGCATGATTCTCCTGG is drawn from Chloroflexota bacterium and contains these coding sequences:
- the dinB gene encoding DNA polymerase IV, with protein sequence MQNLGSAAWNGRRVVMHADMDAFYAAVEQRERPELRGKPVIVGGSRDGRGVVTAASYEARAFGVHSAMPSRQAARLCPQAEFVPGRMDLYAEVSSRMMDLFRAYTPLVEPLSLDEAFLDVTGCERRYGTPSEIAHHLRAAVREHEDLPISVGVATTKSVAKIASQVAKPDGCRVIAPGAESDFLDPLPVRMVWGIGPKTAAKLGRHGVTTIGDLARIDPERVHAGFGGGAAQAAVRSRGVDPRAVDPARGRRSVGNEVTFDRDVDDGTVVVDYLQQLAEHVGQRLRAKHLRARTISVKVRYADFRTITRQTTVGAAVDIGAAIFAVARELFLRVARADDVYRLVGVHATALESFDYRQLPLRPAETRERRRLDEAQDQIRQRFGDAVLAPASLLASQARMSASRYAWRDAVLG
- a CDS encoding DUF4130 domain-containing protein, with translation MSRSPDTFFALLRQVADERGGGPDVVRSRLAAVRRDRRRLARLERLYGYALRHPAPDRDRVLRAVAGQVLEHGASFVLGRGSREAQLALSWGHQVYREVHAARRDLRFTRGPGPRQLVADWHFQFPVVDLVLRHFRRRWRGHTLMIRDGRRTYVQDGCGISLKLAPSRGAKEPSIWSSPSGGDILSSQAHFVAAPGRQGMA